The Haloplanus salinarum genome includes a region encoding these proteins:
- a CDS encoding LSM domain-containing protein: MGGRPLDVLEASLDEDVTVYLKDGRAFHGLLGGYDQHMNVVLEPGDEIGEGALDDPNVEQVDNTTIIRGDNVVTIST; the protein is encoded by the coding sequence ATGGGCGGACGACCCCTCGACGTGCTGGAGGCCTCGCTCGACGAGGACGTGACGGTGTATCTCAAGGACGGCCGTGCGTTCCACGGCCTTCTCGGCGGGTACGACCAGCATATGAACGTCGTACTCGAACCTGGCGACGAGATCGGCGAGGGCGCCCTCGACGATCCGAACGTCGAGCAGGTCGACAACACAACCATTATACGCGGCGACAACGTCGTGACGATAAGTACATGA
- a CDS encoding CDC48 family AAA ATPase, which produces MNEVQLEVAKAYPNDSGRGIARLDPDTLLHLKLSPGDIIEIEGAETTAAKVWRADRQDWNTDTVRIDGFTRQNADVGIGERVTIRKAEATKAEKLVLAPPEEASVQFGSDAAGMVKRQILKRPVVERDIVPVMSSTNHPFMRSPGQAIPLIAVETEPDGVCLVTEDTEVELREEPISGFEKTGGGITYEDIGGLQNEIQRVREMVELPMKHPQIFKKLGIEPPQGVLLHGPPGTGKTLLAKAVANETSASFFSIAGPEIISKYYGESEQQLREIFEDAKDESPSIIFIDELDSIAPKREDVTGEVERRVVAQLLTMMDGLETRGQVIVIAATNRVDSVDPALRRPGRFDREIEIGVPDEEGRKEILQIHTRGMPLSDDVSLDHLADETHGFVGADIESLTKEAAMKALRRYLPEIDLDEEDIPPSLIDRMIVKDDDFGGALNEVEPSAMREVLVELPKITWDDVGGLEEPKQNVKEAVEWPLSSPEKFDRMGIEPPKGVLLYGPPGTGKTLMAKAVANETNANFISVRGPQLLSKWVGESEKAIRQTFRKARQVSPTVIFFDELDSLAPSRGNEVGNNVSERVVNQLLTELDGLEEMGNVMVIGATNRPDMIDPALLRSGRFDRLVFIGEPEQEGREQILKIHTQDSPLAPDVSLREIAEITDGYVGSDLESIAREAAMVALREDDEAEDVEMRHFRQAMENVRPTITDEIMDYYEQIEEQFKGGGGESFAERGSGGRIGFQ; this is translated from the coding sequence ATGAACGAAGTGCAACTCGAAGTGGCGAAAGCGTACCCGAACGACTCGGGACGCGGCATCGCCAGACTGGACCCCGACACCTTGCTCCACCTGAAGCTGTCGCCAGGTGACATCATCGAGATCGAGGGGGCCGAGACGACGGCGGCGAAGGTGTGGCGTGCCGACAGACAGGACTGGAACACGGACACCGTCCGCATCGACGGGTTCACGCGACAGAACGCGGACGTTGGGATCGGCGAGCGTGTCACCATCCGCAAAGCGGAGGCGACGAAAGCCGAGAAACTCGTCCTCGCGCCGCCGGAGGAGGCGAGCGTCCAGTTCGGCTCCGACGCCGCCGGCATGGTGAAACGCCAGATCCTCAAGCGCCCGGTGGTCGAACGCGACATCGTGCCCGTCATGTCGAGTACGAACCACCCGTTCATGCGCTCGCCGGGACAGGCCATCCCGCTGATCGCCGTCGAGACGGAGCCCGACGGCGTCTGTCTGGTCACCGAGGACACCGAGGTCGAACTGCGGGAGGAACCGATCTCGGGGTTCGAGAAGACCGGCGGCGGCATCACCTACGAGGACATTGGCGGCCTGCAAAACGAGATCCAGCGGGTCCGGGAGATGGTCGAACTCCCGATGAAACACCCGCAGATCTTCAAGAAGTTGGGGATCGAACCCCCGCAGGGCGTTCTCCTCCACGGCCCGCCGGGGACGGGGAAGACCCTCCTCGCCAAGGCCGTCGCCAACGAGACGTCCGCGAGTTTCTTCTCCATCGCGGGCCCGGAGATCATCTCGAAGTACTACGGCGAGTCCGAACAGCAGTTGCGCGAGATCTTCGAGGACGCCAAAGACGAGTCGCCGTCGATCATCTTCATCGACGAACTCGACTCCATCGCGCCGAAACGGGAGGACGTGACCGGCGAGGTCGAACGCCGCGTGGTGGCGCAGTTGCTGACGATGATGGACGGCCTCGAAACCAGAGGGCAGGTCATCGTCATCGCGGCGACCAACCGCGTCGACAGCGTCGACCCCGCGCTCCGCCGCCCGGGCCGGTTCGACCGCGAGATCGAGATCGGCGTCCCCGACGAGGAAGGGAGGAAGGAGATCCTCCAGATCCACACCCGCGGGATGCCGCTCTCGGACGACGTGAGCCTCGATCACCTCGCCGACGAGACCCACGGCTTCGTCGGCGCCGACATCGAGAGCCTCACCAAGGAGGCGGCGATGAAGGCGCTCCGGCGCTACCTCCCCGAGATCGATCTCGACGAGGAGGACATCCCGCCGAGCCTCATCGACCGGATGATCGTCAAGGACGACGACTTCGGCGGCGCGCTCAACGAGGTCGAACCCTCGGCGATGCGGGAGGTGCTGGTCGAACTCCCGAAGATCACGTGGGACGACGTGGGCGGGCTGGAAGAGCCAAAACAGAACGTCAAGGAGGCCGTCGAGTGGCCGCTCTCCTCGCCGGAGAAGTTCGACCGCATGGGGATCGAACCCCCGAAGGGCGTCCTCCTGTACGGCCCGCCGGGGACGGGGAAGACCCTGATGGCGAAGGCCGTCGCCAACGAGACCAACGCCAACTTCATCAGCGTGCGCGGCCCGCAACTCCTCTCGAAGTGGGTCGGGGAAAGCGAGAAGGCGATCCGGCAGACCTTCCGGAAGGCCCGGCAGGTGTCGCCGACGGTCATCTTCTTCGACGAACTCGACTCGCTGGCCCCCTCGCGCGGGAACGAGGTCGGCAACAACGTCTCCGAGCGCGTGGTCAACCAGCTCCTGACGGAACTCGACGGGCTGGAGGAGATGGGCAACGTGATGGTCATCGGCGCGACCAACCGGCCCGACATGATCGACCCCGCGCTCCTCCGCTCGGGGCGGTTCGACCGCCTCGTGTTCATCGGCGAACCCGAACAGGAGGGTCGCGAGCAGATCCTGAAGATCCACACGCAGGACTCGCCGCTGGCTCCCGACGTGAGCCTGCGCGAGATCGCGGAGATCACCGACGGCTACGTCGGCTCCGACCTGGAGAGCATCGCCCGCGAGGCGGCCATGGTCGCGCTCCGCGAGGACGACGAGGCCGAGGACGTGGAGATGCGCCACTTCCGGCAGGCCATGGAGAACGTCCGCCCGACGATCACCGACGAGATCATGGACTACTACGAGCAGATCGAAGAGCAGTTCAAGGGCGGCGGCGGCGAGAGCTTCGCCGAGCGCGGCAGCGGCGGTCGCATCGGCTTCCAGTAA
- a CDS encoding DUF7563 family protein yields MPECQNCGAFVTRDYARVFTPNSVEEPRVCPRCEDMVRDGADVRDARSPRNS; encoded by the coding sequence ATGCCCGAGTGCCAGAACTGTGGAGCCTTCGTCACTCGCGATTACGCCCGGGTGTTCACGCCGAACAGCGTCGAGGAACCGCGCGTGTGTCCCCGCTGTGAGGACATGGTCCGTGACGGCGCCGACGTTCGCGACGCTCGCTCTCCCCGCAACTCCTAA
- a CDS encoding DUF7553 family protein: protein MNKHFEDALYYIGRAGEHAKEGVIEELDPLEERFRELTGEEKEPEPSRLEKLQDDLQELESRAEGEAKTAIEDARERIRRYRSGE from the coding sequence ATGAACAAACACTTCGAAGACGCACTGTACTACATCGGCCGCGCCGGCGAGCACGCGAAGGAAGGCGTCATCGAGGAACTCGATCCGCTGGAGGAGCGATTCCGGGAGCTCACCGGGGAGGAGAAGGAGCCGGAACCGTCGCGCCTGGAGAAGCTACAGGACGACCTGCAGGAACTGGAATCCCGGGCCGAGGGCGAGGCGAAGACGGCCATCGAGGACGCCCGCGAGCGCATCCGTCGGTACCGCTCGGGCGAGTAA
- a CDS encoding cob(I)yrinic acid a,c-diamide adenosyltransferase, with product MTVYTGRGDEGMTDLRDMSRVSKTSPRIEAYGTVDEANALIGTIRPSGYDDVDDRLERIQNHLHIVQADFANPDPDDDDPAVDEAHVEELEAWIDEAEAELDPLQSFVLPGGSEAGSALHHARTVVRRAERRAVDLADADPVNPVAVAYLNRLSDALFTFGRLVNARDGVREDRPTY from the coding sequence ATGACGGTCTACACCGGCCGCGGCGACGAGGGCATGACCGACCTGCGGGACATGTCCCGCGTCTCGAAGACGAGTCCCCGGATCGAGGCCTACGGCACCGTCGACGAGGCGAACGCCCTCATCGGGACGATCCGACCGTCGGGGTACGACGACGTCGACGACCGGCTCGAACGGATCCAGAACCACCTCCACATCGTCCAAGCGGACTTCGCGAACCCCGACCCGGACGACGACGACCCTGCCGTCGACGAGGCCCACGTCGAGGAACTGGAGGCGTGGATCGACGAGGCCGAGGCGGAACTCGATCCGCTGCAGTCGTTCGTCCTCCCCGGCGGGAGCGAGGCCGGCTCCGCCCTCCATCACGCCCGAACGGTCGTCAGGCGGGCCGAACGGCGGGCGGTCGACCTAGCCGACGCCGACCCGGTGAACCCCGTCGCCGTCGCCTACCTGAACCGGCTCTCCGACGCGCTGTTTACGTTCGGTCGCCTCGTCAACGCCCGCGACGGCGTCCGCGAGGACCGCCCGACGTACTGA
- a CDS encoding RidA family protein, whose amino-acid sequence MERERVSSGTEWESAVGYSRAVRAGDEIHVSGTTATDDDGAVVGPGDPYAQTRRAIENVDTALAALDASLSDVVRTRLFVTDIDDWEAIGRAHAEAFDESEERRSSGGRPATTMVQVERLIDPEMLIEVEATARV is encoded by the coding sequence ATGGAGCGAGAACGCGTCTCCTCGGGTACAGAGTGGGAATCGGCGGTCGGCTACTCGCGGGCGGTCCGCGCCGGCGACGAGATCCACGTCTCGGGGACCACGGCGACCGACGACGACGGCGCGGTGGTCGGTCCCGGCGATCCCTACGCACAGACCCGTCGCGCGATCGAGAACGTCGACACGGCGCTCGCGGCACTCGACGCCTCGCTGTCCGACGTGGTGCGGACCCGGCTGTTCGTGACCGACATCGACGACTGGGAGGCCATCGGTCGCGCCCACGCCGAGGCGTTCGACGAGAGCGAGGAACGACGTTCCTCGGGAGGGCGGCCGGCCACGACGATGGTGCAGGTCGAGCGGTTGATCGACCCCGAGATGCTGATCGAGGTGGAGGCGACGGCGCGCGTCTAG
- a CDS encoding CBS domain-containing protein: MDISDIATPEYIEVDAGERLGKVRSIFERENPKGLIVTRDGEYAGVIGERDLVRSRIEDDTKADVLMKSAPRVDRTEDVREVARVLVEGGTKVAPVYEGEKLWGIVTADAILEAVLDSLDALTVEQIQTDDVITIGEKAHVGQAINRLREHGVSRLPVVDDDDGSLAGVLTTHDIVDFVVRDADRQGRGDRRGDLDRMLDLPVYDLMTSPVLTTTADETVEDAVRTMLDNDVSGLVVTPTEADDGTVAGVLTKTDVLRALTFTEEGQMDVQITNVALLDTIAREEIVEGITDVADKYQKMQVHHAHVRFHEHKEKLRGTPLIQCQIRLRTNHGQVAGSGEGYGADHAFHVAADTLERNVLELKGLRADEQYRGQLLRKLGEL; encoded by the coding sequence ATGGATATCTCCGATATTGCGACTCCCGAATACATCGAAGTCGACGCGGGCGAGCGCTTGGGGAAGGTCCGTTCCATCTTCGAACGCGAGAACCCCAAGGGGCTCATCGTCACTCGGGACGGCGAGTACGCCGGCGTCATCGGCGAACGCGACTTGGTTCGATCGCGGATCGAAGACGACACCAAGGCCGACGTGCTGATGAAGTCCGCCCCGCGGGTCGACCGCACGGAGGACGTCCGCGAGGTCGCCCGGGTCCTCGTCGAGGGGGGAACCAAGGTCGCCCCCGTCTACGAGGGCGAGAAGCTCTGGGGGATCGTCACCGCCGACGCCATCCTGGAGGCGGTTCTCGACAGCCTCGACGCGCTGACCGTCGAACAGATCCAGACCGACGACGTGATCACCATCGGCGAGAAGGCCCACGTCGGACAGGCGATCAACCGACTGCGCGAGCACGGCGTCTCGCGACTGCCCGTCGTCGACGACGATGACGGGTCGCTCGCCGGCGTGTTGACCACCCACGACATCGTCGACTTCGTCGTCCGTGACGCCGACCGGCAGGGTCGCGGCGACCGCCGGGGCGACCTCGATCGGATGCTCGATCTGCCCGTCTACGACCTGATGACCAGCCCCGTCCTGACGACGACCGCCGACGAGACCGTCGAGGACGCCGTGCGGACGATGCTCGACAACGACGTGTCCGGTCTGGTGGTCACGCCGACCGAGGCCGACGACGGGACGGTGGCCGGCGTGCTCACCAAGACCGACGTGCTCCGCGCGCTCACCTTCACCGAGGAAGGACAGATGGACGTCCAGATCACCAACGTGGCCCTGCTCGACACCATCGCCCGCGAGGAGATCGTCGAGGGCATCACCGACGTGGCGGACAAGTACCAGAAGATGCAGGTCCACCACGCCCACGTGCGCTTCCACGAGCACAAGGAGAAGCTCCGTGGAACGCCCCTGATCCAGTGTCAGATCCGCCTGCGGACCAACCACGGGCAGGTCGCCGGCTCCGGCGAGGGGTACGGCGCCGATCACGCCTTCCACGTCGCGGCCGACACGCTCGAGCGAAACGTCCTCGAACTGAAGGGACTTCGGGCCGACGAGCAGTACCGCGGGCAACTGCTCCGGAAACTCGGCGAACTATAG
- the radB gene encoding DNA repair and recombination protein RadB produces the protein MSESEPAPVSTGCAPLDDLLGGGFERGTVTQLYGSPAAGKTNVALSAAVQVAAEGGTAVYIDTEGLSVERFGQLATGVLGDDGDLEAVTSRIVVTEAHDFAEQEEAVRDAADFASRAELIVLDSATGFYRLERRDGDEGETLRRVGRQVTHLLSLARKHDLAVVVTNQVFTDPDADRTRALGGNTLNHWTGTVVRLDRFRGGNRRATLEKHRSKPAGETVTFRITGDGLAAGEESL, from the coding sequence GTGTCCGAGTCAGAGCCAGCGCCAGTGTCGACCGGCTGTGCCCCGCTCGACGACCTTCTGGGCGGCGGCTTCGAACGCGGTACCGTCACCCAACTGTACGGTTCGCCGGCCGCCGGCAAGACGAACGTCGCGCTCTCCGCGGCCGTCCAGGTCGCCGCCGAGGGGGGGACCGCGGTGTACATCGACACCGAGGGGCTCTCGGTCGAACGGTTCGGACAGCTCGCGACGGGGGTTCTCGGTGACGACGGGGACCTGGAGGCGGTTACCTCCCGCATCGTCGTCACCGAGGCTCACGACTTCGCCGAACAGGAAGAGGCCGTCCGCGACGCCGCCGACTTCGCCTCCCGGGCGGAGCTGATCGTCCTCGACAGCGCCACGGGCTTCTATCGGCTCGAACGCCGCGACGGCGACGAGGGCGAGACGCTCAGACGGGTGGGGCGGCAGGTGACCCACCTCTTGTCGCTCGCGCGGAAACACGACCTCGCGGTCGTCGTCACCAACCAGGTGTTCACCGATCCCGACGCCGACCGGACGCGAGCGCTCGGCGGGAACACGCTCAACCACTGGACGGGGACGGTCGTCCGCCTGGATCGGTTCCGCGGCGGCAACCGGCGAGCCACGCTGGAGAAACACCGGTCGAAGCCCGCCGGCGAGACGGTCACCTTCCGCATCACCGGCGACGGCCTGGCCGCGGGCGAGGAGAGCCTATAG
- a CDS encoding glutaredoxin family protein: protein MSITLYALDGCPYCEKIHDALAAHDVTYDTVWVEALHSERNEVKRVSGQRGVPVLVDDEHGVTMAESDNILQYVERTLA from the coding sequence ATGTCGATCACGCTGTACGCGCTCGACGGCTGCCCGTACTGTGAGAAGATCCACGACGCGCTCGCGGCACACGACGTCACCTACGACACCGTCTGGGTCGAGGCGCTCCACTCGGAACGAAACGAGGTAAAGCGAGTCAGCGGCCAGCGAGGCGTCCCGGTCCTCGTCGACGACGAACACGGCGTCACGATGGCCGAGAGCGACAACATCCTGCAGTACGTCGAGCGAACCCTGGCATGA
- the larC gene encoding nickel pincer cofactor biosynthesis protein LarC, protein MHTLAFDGRMGASGDMLLGALVAAGADPAVLDPVEAALDVRYHVGSTTKAGIDATTVDVILDDAEADDPARKRRPEHDPERGHDQSHDHDHSHDQSHDHDHSHDQSHDHDHSHDHDHTHTHAEGAGPDRTYPEVVALVEGMDLPAAVERNALAVFRRLGEAEAAVHGTDLDTTHFHEVGADDAIADVVGVCLLVADLDVERIVTTPVAVGGGTVTMSHGTYPVPAPAVTEVVADADWSIRGGPVDRELLTPTGAAILAELADGADRLPDLAVDTVGYGAGDADVPDRPNVLRALVGDGGGGLRRESITVLETNLDDATPEVLGALQETLAEAGARDVSILPATMKKSRPGHLVKVVVDPADAERVARRLAEETGTLGVREGSAGHRWVADRVFETATLDVDGEDYDVAVKVATDADGTVYDVSAEYDDALAVARATDLPVRTVLQRAEAAIRDR, encoded by the coding sequence ATGCACACGCTCGCGTTCGACGGCCGCATGGGGGCGAGCGGCGACATGCTCCTCGGAGCCCTGGTCGCCGCCGGCGCCGATCCGGCCGTCCTCGACCCCGTCGAGGCGGCGCTGGACGTCCGATACCACGTGGGGTCGACGACGAAAGCCGGCATCGACGCGACGACCGTCGACGTGATCCTCGACGACGCCGAGGCCGACGATCCGGCTCGGAAGCGGCGTCCGGAGCACGACCCGGAGCGTGGTCACGACCAGAGCCACGACCACGACCACAGTCACGACCAGAGCCACGACCACGACCACAGTCACGACCAGAGCCACGACCACGACCACAGTCACGACCACGACCATACCCACACGCATGCCGAGGGCGCCGGCCCCGACCGCACCTATCCCGAGGTCGTCGCCCTCGTCGAGGGCATGGATCTCCCAGCCGCCGTCGAGCGGAACGCCCTCGCGGTCTTCCGTCGCCTGGGCGAGGCGGAGGCGGCGGTCCACGGTACCGACCTCGATACCACCCACTTCCACGAGGTCGGCGCCGACGACGCCATCGCGGACGTGGTGGGTGTCTGCCTCCTCGTCGCCGACCTCGACGTCGAGCGGATCGTGACGACGCCCGTCGCGGTCGGCGGGGGGACCGTCACGATGAGTCACGGCACCTACCCGGTCCCGGCGCCCGCGGTGACGGAGGTGGTCGCCGACGCCGACTGGTCGATCCGCGGTGGTCCCGTCGACCGCGAACTCCTCACGCCGACCGGGGCGGCCATCCTCGCGGAACTCGCCGACGGCGCCGACCGACTCCCCGACCTCGCCGTCGACACGGTCGGCTACGGCGCCGGCGACGCGGACGTTCCCGACCGCCCGAACGTACTCCGGGCGCTCGTCGGCGACGGCGGCGGCGGGCTGCGTCGGGAGTCGATCACGGTCCTCGAAACCAACCTCGACGACGCCACGCCGGAGGTCCTCGGGGCGCTGCAGGAGACGCTCGCCGAGGCGGGGGCCCGCGACGTGTCGATCCTGCCCGCGACGATGAAGAAATCGCGACCGGGTCACCTCGTCAAGGTGGTCGTCGACCCCGCGGACGCCGAGCGGGTGGCGCGCCGTCTCGCCGAGGAGACGGGGACGCTCGGCGTCCGGGAGGGGAGCGCCGGGCACCGCTGGGTCGCCGACCGGGTCTTCGAGACGGCGACGCTCGACGTCGACGGCGAGGACTACGACGTGGCGGTGAAGGTCGCGACCGATGCCGACGGGACGGTCTACGACGTGAGCGCGGAGTACGACGACGCGCTCGCGGTCGCCCGTGCGACGGACCTGCCGGTCCGCACCGTGTTGCAACGGGCCGAGGCGGCGATCCGGGACCGGTAG
- a CDS encoding histidine kinase N-terminal 7TM domain-containing protein — protein sequence MAWDPTLYSVVGIAAAALLFVVAAAGWQHRTEPGAKAFIGLITALGAWALVYGIQLGFTTLDAQLAWQRVALAIGGPVPTLWFLFAVQYTNRDAWLTRPVRAIMLLDSAVFGLLTLTNPSHGLVWHDASLVSYGTLQALDIAFGPGYLLHIAYTYVVTPIGFGLLAVATLRSTLYRAQAGLLVVGAIPPLVANAAFSLGLRWTSLPPVDFTPFAFVITGPCFALALFRFDLLERVPVARRKIVADADDGFVVLDEDERIVTFNPSAARLLDDPIEGRPLREHLPAGSDGATLTALDGTTLTAVVGQQQRVYDVTCSTLSDHHDRVVGYVLRYRNVTDRHRYEKRLKVANRVLRHNLRNRMNVIIGWAEELRERDDPEVAAAGERITTTAVDLVELGSQVRLLVETADDVGETTERVVLRDHLEPLLNRLRESHPQVAVEADLPSTATAVVPSAKLLVIAVENLLQNAVEHNDAERPWVRLVVEDDGEHTRIRVADNGPGIPDDERAVLRRGSETPLEHGSGLGLWLVHWTVTAAGGEVSFGESDADGSVITLTLPSGTDGGAASA from the coding sequence GTGGCGTGGGATCCGACGCTGTACTCCGTCGTCGGCATCGCGGCGGCGGCGCTGTTGTTCGTCGTCGCCGCGGCAGGGTGGCAACACCGAACGGAGCCCGGGGCCAAGGCGTTTATCGGTCTCATCACGGCGCTCGGCGCGTGGGCGCTCGTCTACGGGATTCAACTCGGATTCACGACTCTCGACGCACAGCTCGCCTGGCAGCGCGTCGCCCTCGCCATCGGGGGACCGGTGCCGACGCTCTGGTTTCTCTTTGCGGTCCAGTACACCAACCGCGACGCCTGGCTCACCCGTCCGGTCCGGGCGATCATGCTCCTCGATTCGGCGGTCTTCGGCCTGCTGACGCTCACGAACCCGTCACACGGCCTCGTCTGGCACGACGCATCGCTCGTCTCCTACGGCACGCTCCAAGCGCTCGACATCGCGTTCGGGCCGGGGTATCTGCTCCACATCGCGTACACCTACGTCGTGACGCCGATCGGGTTCGGTCTGCTCGCGGTCGCGACGCTCCGGTCGACGCTGTATCGCGCGCAAGCGGGACTCTTGGTGGTGGGGGCGATCCCGCCGCTGGTGGCGAACGCGGCGTTCTCGCTCGGACTGCGATGGACGTCGTTGCCGCCGGTCGATTTCACGCCGTTCGCGTTCGTGATCACGGGGCCCTGTTTCGCGCTGGCGCTGTTCCGATTCGACCTGCTGGAACGCGTCCCCGTCGCGAGACGGAAGATCGTCGCGGACGCCGACGACGGGTTCGTCGTCCTCGACGAGGACGAACGGATCGTCACGTTCAATCCGAGCGCGGCACGGCTGCTCGACGATCCGATCGAGGGACGTCCGCTCCGAGAGCACCTTCCGGCTGGAAGCGACGGCGCGACGCTTACCGCCCTCGACGGGACGACCCTGACGGCGGTCGTCGGCCAGCAGCAACGCGTCTACGACGTGACCTGCTCGACCCTGTCGGACCACCACGACCGGGTGGTTGGCTACGTCCTCCGCTACCGGAACGTGACGGATCGTCACCGGTACGAGAAGCGCTTGAAGGTCGCCAACCGGGTGTTGCGACACAACCTCCGCAACCGGATGAACGTCATCATCGGGTGGGCCGAGGAACTCCGGGAACGCGACGACCCGGAGGTCGCCGCCGCCGGCGAACGGATCACCACGACGGCCGTGGACCTGGTCGAACTGGGATCGCAGGTCCGACTGCTGGTCGAGACGGCCGACGACGTCGGCGAGACCACCGAACGGGTCGTCCTGCGTGATCACCTCGAACCGTTGCTGAACCGCCTGCGGGAGAGTCATCCCCAGGTCGCCGTGGAGGCGGACCTCCCGTCGACGGCGACGGCGGTCGTGCCGAGCGCGAAACTCCTCGTCATCGCCGTCGAGAACCTGCTCCAGAACGCCGTCGAACACAACGACGCCGAACGGCCGTGGGTCCGGTTGGTCGTCGAGGACGACGGCGAACACACGCGAATCCGGGTGGCCGACAACGGGCCGGGCATCCCCGACGACGAGCGGGCGGTGTTGCGCCGGGGCAGCGAGACGCCCCTCGAACACGGGAGCGGACTCGGCCTCTGGCTGGTCCACTGGACCGTCACCGCCGCGGGCGGCGAGGTGTCGTTCGGGGAAAGCGACGCCGACGGGAGTGTCATCACCCTCACGTTGCCGTCCGGTACCGACGGCGGGGCGGCGTCGGCGTAG
- a CDS encoding 50S ribosomal protein L37e: MTGAGTPSQGKKNKTTHVKCRRCGEKSYHVRKKVCSSCGFGKSAKRRDYEWQSKAGE, translated from the coding sequence ATGACCGGAGCAGGAACGCCGAGCCAGGGCAAGAAGAACAAGACGACCCACGTCAAATGTCGACGTTGCGGTGAGAAATCCTACCACGTCCGGAAGAAGGTCTGTTCGTCGTGTGGCTTCGGCAAGTCGGCGAAGCGACGCGACTACGAGTGGCAGAGCAAGGCCGGCGAGTAA